One Frankia alni ACN14a DNA window includes the following coding sequences:
- a CDS encoding MMPL family transporter — protein MFSSLVALVTRRPRLVLVLTVVALLGGGVLASTAFGKLQTGGFDDPASESTRAADVMDARFHGRPNVLLLVIARQGDVDEPTVAAAGRSVAADLAAQPGARDVVSYWTGGGSALRSRDGRSALVVASVRDDDEASDIVDRYESRREWSDTVTVLPGGAATVGEDIGSQVSSDLAVAESIAIPVTLVLLVLAFAGVVAALLPLGIGLLGIVGGFAALSVIGGLTDVSIFAVNLATAMGLGLGIDYSLLMVSRFREELAAGRDRADAVAVTVHSAGRTILFSGATVIVALAVMLLFPPFFLKSMAYAGIAVTLVAVVAAIVSLPALLMVLGERVNAWRVGGLIGLARRRRTGRSRPAGISGADGGDGGDGGDAVAVRQAGESPFWRRVAATVMRRPVLTGLPVVAVLLVLGAPFLHVNFGTPDDRVLQPGSAPSRVVGDALREDFAADLGGAMEVVVRAEGTRSVDRSALAAYTATLSRLPDVARVDGALGTYVQGRRVLPPDPTSGRFAVAGADSLQVVTSVDYASGRAQDLVRAARAVPAPAGTSALIGGAPAVLVDGKNTVAHRLPLALGLIALATFVLMFLFTGSVLLPVKAIVLNGLAMCAVFGASVWIFSDGHLEGLLDFTPGPLDTSMPVLLFCIAFGLSMDYEVFLLSRIKEAHDAGASNGEAVAAGLARVGRIVTTAAALLAVTFVAFATSSVRFMQMFGVGTALAIVLDATLIRGVLVPAFMRVAGSANWWAPRPLRILHDRFGLHEYRAPAPPVRPESSSVPRAELGSAAAGLAPAQRSAAQGGAAPRGDAGQGPAGRPGPSAG, from the coding sequence GTGTTCTCGTCCCTTGTGGCGCTGGTGACGCGCCGCCCACGCCTGGTGCTGGTCCTCACGGTCGTCGCCCTGCTCGGCGGCGGCGTCCTCGCAAGCACCGCCTTCGGCAAGCTGCAGACCGGGGGCTTCGACGACCCGGCTTCCGAGTCCACCCGGGCAGCCGATGTGATGGACGCCCGCTTCCACGGCCGTCCGAACGTGCTCCTTCTCGTCATCGCCCGGCAGGGGGATGTCGACGAACCGACGGTCGCCGCCGCCGGCCGGTCCGTGGCGGCCGATCTCGCCGCCCAGCCGGGCGCCCGCGACGTCGTGTCCTACTGGACCGGCGGGGGGTCGGCACTGCGCTCCCGGGACGGCCGGTCGGCTCTGGTCGTGGCCAGCGTGCGGGACGATGACGAGGCCTCGGACATCGTCGATCGCTACGAGTCGCGTCGAGAATGGTCGGACACGGTGACCGTGCTGCCGGGTGGTGCGGCGACGGTGGGCGAGGACATCGGCAGCCAGGTCTCCAGCGACCTCGCCGTGGCCGAGTCGATCGCCATTCCCGTCACCCTGGTGCTCCTGGTGCTGGCGTTCGCCGGCGTCGTCGCCGCGTTGCTGCCGCTGGGCATCGGCCTGCTCGGCATCGTCGGCGGTTTCGCGGCGCTGTCCGTGATCGGCGGGCTCACCGATGTGTCGATCTTCGCCGTGAACCTCGCGACGGCGATGGGCCTCGGCCTCGGTATCGACTACTCGCTGCTGATGGTCAGCCGGTTCCGCGAGGAACTGGCGGCTGGGCGCGACCGCGCGGACGCCGTGGCGGTGACCGTGCACTCCGCCGGTCGGACCATCCTGTTCAGCGGTGCCACGGTGATCGTTGCGTTGGCCGTGATGCTGCTGTTCCCGCCGTTCTTCCTGAAGTCCATGGCCTACGCGGGGATCGCGGTGACGCTGGTGGCGGTGGTCGCGGCGATCGTGTCGCTGCCGGCCCTGCTGATGGTGCTCGGCGAGCGGGTGAATGCCTGGCGGGTGGGTGGCCTGATCGGACTGGCCCGCCGACGCCGGACGGGTCGGTCCCGGCCGGCGGGCATCTCCGGCGCGGACGGCGGGGACGGCGGGGACGGCGGGGACGCGGTCGCGGTGCGCCAGGCGGGCGAATCCCCGTTCTGGCGGCGGGTGGCGGCGACGGTGATGCGCCGGCCGGTGCTCACCGGGCTGCCGGTGGTCGCGGTGCTGCTCGTGCTCGGGGCGCCGTTCCTGCACGTCAACTTCGGGACGCCGGACGACCGGGTGCTCCAGCCCGGCTCCGCGCCCAGCCGGGTGGTCGGGGACGCGCTGCGTGAGGACTTCGCGGCCGACCTCGGCGGTGCCATGGAGGTCGTCGTGCGGGCCGAGGGGACGCGGTCGGTCGACCGGTCGGCGCTGGCCGCCTACACGGCGACGCTGTCGCGGCTGCCCGACGTGGCCCGCGTGGACGGTGCGCTGGGAACGTACGTGCAGGGCCGCCGTGTCCTACCCCCCGATCCGACCAGCGGCCGCTTCGCGGTCGCCGGCGCGGACTCGTTGCAGGTGGTGACCTCGGTCGACTACGCGTCGGGCCGCGCGCAGGATCTCGTCCGGGCCGCCCGGGCCGTGCCGGCACCCGCCGGGACCAGTGCCCTGATCGGCGGGGCGCCCGCCGTCCTGGTCGACGGCAAGAACACGGTCGCCCACCGGCTTCCCCTCGCGCTCGGCCTGATCGCGCTGGCCACCTTCGTCCTGATGTTCCTGTTCACCGGCAGCGTGCTGCTACCGGTGAAGGCGATCGTGCTCAACGGCCTCGCCATGTGCGCGGTGTTCGGCGCATCCGTCTGGATCTTCAGTGACGGGCACCTCGAGGGACTGCTCGACTTCACCCCCGGTCCGCTGGACACGTCCATGCCGGTGCTGCTGTTCTGCATCGCCTTCGGGCTGTCGATGGACTACGAGGTCTTCCTGCTGTCGCGGATCAAGGAGGCGCACGATGCCGGTGCCTCCAACGGCGAGGCCGTCGCCGCCGGGCTCGCCCGGGTGGGCCGCATCGTGACCACCGCGGCGGCGCTGCTCGCCGTCACCTTCGTCGCCTTCGCGACCTCGTCGGTCCGCTTCATGCAGATGTTCGGGGTCGGCACGGCGTTGGCCATCGTGCTGGACGCGACGCTCATCCGGGGGGTGCTGGTCCCGGCGTTCATGCGGGTCGCGGGCAGCGCGAACTGGTGGGCGCCACGCCCCCTGCGGATCCTGCATGACCGGTTCGGACTCCACGAGTACCGCGCGCCGGCCCCCCCGGTCCGGCCGGAATCCTCGTCCGTCCCGCGCGCGGAGCTCGGATCGGCCGCCGCGGGCCTGGCACCGGCGCAGCGGTCCGCGGCCCAGGGCGGGGCGGCACCGCGCGGCGACGCCGGACAGGGCCCGGCCGGGCGGCCGGGGCCGTCGGCGGGCTGA
- a CDS encoding TetR/AcrR family transcriptional regulator, protein MAAVSSPVPRRERLRRATLDEIKQTAHAQLAELGPAALSLRGVARAMGMAPSALYRYVDSREVLLAELTADGFASLADALEAAFTAGDPHDHLGRWLDVARAHRRWALDHTVEYTLLFGTRVPEGGFVSVRVAAELQRSVAVLFRCMTEAIEAGLVDTGHLDAELTPTMQARLRAWAGDHEVAIDPGGMAVCLAAWTQLHGFLSLESFGHLPPALGDPADLFDRQMVDVFAQACRAIVPAAPPGAQDPTRPDRTVGSGPARRGGR, encoded by the coding sequence ATGGCCGCTGTGAGTAGTCCAGTCCCCCGCCGGGAACGGCTACGGCGGGCCACCCTCGACGAGATCAAGCAGACGGCGCATGCCCAGTTGGCGGAGCTCGGTCCTGCCGCCCTGTCCCTTCGGGGGGTGGCGCGGGCGATGGGCATGGCCCCCTCGGCCCTGTACCGCTACGTGGACAGCCGTGAGGTGCTGCTGGCCGAGCTGACGGCCGACGGCTTCGCCTCGCTGGCCGACGCCCTCGAGGCGGCGTTCACCGCGGGCGATCCGCACGATCATCTCGGTCGGTGGCTCGATGTCGCCCGGGCCCACCGCCGCTGGGCGCTGGACCACACCGTCGAGTACACGCTGCTCTTCGGTACGCGGGTACCCGAAGGCGGGTTCGTCAGCGTCCGGGTGGCCGCCGAGCTGCAGCGGTCGGTGGCCGTGCTGTTCCGCTGCATGACGGAGGCGATCGAGGCGGGGCTGGTCGACACCGGCCACCTCGACGCCGAGCTCACCCCGACGATGCAGGCCAGGCTGCGCGCCTGGGCCGGCGACCACGAGGTGGCGATCGACCCCGGTGGCATGGCGGTCTGCCTGGCGGCCTGGACCCAGCTGCACGGCTTCCTGTCGCTGGAGTCCTTCGGCCATCTCCCCCCGGCCCTCGGAGATCCCGCCGATCTGTTCGACCGCCAGATGGTCGACGTGTTCGCTCAGGCCTGCCGCGCGATCGTTCCGGCGGCCCCGCCGGGCGCGCAGGACCCGACCCGACCGGACCGGACGGTCGGATCTGGACCAGCCCGCAGGGGCGGCCGTTAG
- a CDS encoding diguanylate cyclase → MPAPPWRAGPGRGWLACPGAGLAAVVASVLPPAVGLGLGCRMALYLLVSLSAAGALLAGPHRLAAEPRRGWMLLAGGQVLYAATGAVLFICPHVSSVTPGAAADVVLFLRYPLLVAGLLTLLRARRPGRSAAGLLDTAMVLAAACLLSWVYLAAPAVRAGGASAAGIIPVACTAASLVVVGVTVLLTAGDGERPATLLLLAGGVLVSVAADAADVFTRIGDATAGGMGLTGVVGMAGGMGMTGSGGAGVDGPNAARMVSALLLTAAACHPSLARSGQSVSPPTVPIRDGWRVAGLCGLGLVGPVVLGVQAGRGDVRDVGVIAVVSAGIVLLIIARMARLEADQRRVAITDGLTGLRTRRYLEAEMRVAARRARQIGSGMGLLLVDVDHFKSVNDRFGHPTGDQVLAEVARRLLDVTRPGDVVARYGGEEFALLALDVRGDALADIAERLRLGVGREPVRVALPAPAAAADWSPASADWSPASADWSPLPVGAEAATVRAADTIRTVGSVATTTRRDGRDTAGPARAAPGPAPGPGPSSLSVPVTVSVGGAVLPDHAGDVYALVAVADQALYAAKEAGRDRVAIGPEGAPGPGRVPAAAPTPSARASSHTRPPRLPTAGRPVLDSPPSRHSPLDWPAGDHPVADGCAADPLGIHPPAFPQPAVDPFGSVPSPLVPSPPAPAPLAPAPVLATAANPDGTPTVLAEPAAVAAAASAVATAVAAVLVAEPREVPRRLPDGVECLRRIAEQVDAWHAPRADGRAVGHWLGEVLTVLGYGAVARHRARLAGRLHNVGKILLPPHVLARPGPLDAEEWRLIRLHPVMGATLLAQVPDLRVEAEIIAQQREWFGGGGYPSGIAGSRIRMESRALAVCTAWAAMRGGRGGRDPLSGPAAREQLRAGRATQFDPTVVDVFLALEADGRVGLPHPDDRLTTTPAAWASTLPVLGFA, encoded by the coding sequence ATGCCGGCCCCGCCGTGGCGCGCCGGGCCGGGCCGTGGCTGGCTCGCCTGTCCGGGGGCCGGCCTGGCCGCGGTCGTCGCCTCCGTCCTGCCGCCCGCGGTGGGTCTCGGGCTCGGCTGCCGGATGGCGTTGTACCTGCTGGTAAGCCTGTCTGCCGCCGGTGCCCTGCTTGCCGGACCGCATCGCCTCGCCGCCGAACCGCGCCGTGGCTGGATGCTCCTGGCGGGCGGTCAGGTTCTCTACGCGGCCACCGGTGCGGTCCTCTTCATCTGCCCGCACGTGTCCTCGGTCACACCCGGTGCGGCGGCGGACGTCGTTCTGTTCCTCCGTTATCCGCTGCTGGTCGCCGGCCTGCTGACACTGCTGCGGGCGCGTCGTCCCGGGCGAAGCGCGGCCGGCCTGCTGGACACCGCGATGGTCCTCGCCGCGGCCTGCCTGCTGTCCTGGGTGTATCTGGCGGCACCGGCGGTGCGAGCCGGGGGTGCCTCGGCGGCCGGGATCATCCCGGTGGCGTGTACGGCGGCGAGTCTGGTGGTGGTTGGTGTGACCGTCCTGCTCACGGCGGGGGACGGCGAGCGCCCGGCCACACTGCTGCTGCTGGCGGGTGGGGTGCTCGTGAGCGTGGCCGCGGACGCCGCCGACGTGTTCACCCGGATCGGTGACGCCACCGCGGGGGGCATGGGGTTGACGGGTGTCGTGGGCATGGCGGGTGGCATGGGCATGACGGGTTCGGGCGGTGCGGGGGTGGATGGCCCGAACGCCGCCCGGATGGTGAGCGCCCTGCTGCTCACCGCCGCCGCGTGCCATCCCTCGCTGGCCCGATCGGGCCAGTCGGTGTCGCCGCCGACGGTGCCGATCCGCGACGGGTGGAGGGTGGCCGGGTTGTGCGGGCTCGGGCTGGTCGGGCCGGTAGTGCTCGGCGTGCAGGCTGGTCGCGGCGATGTCCGGGATGTCGGCGTGATCGCGGTGGTGAGCGCCGGCATCGTGCTTCTGATCATCGCCCGGATGGCCCGGCTGGAGGCCGATCAACGACGAGTCGCGATCACGGATGGCCTGACCGGGCTACGGACCCGTCGGTATCTGGAGGCCGAGATGCGGGTCGCCGCTCGGCGGGCTCGTCAGATCGGGTCGGGGATGGGCCTGCTCCTCGTCGACGTCGACCATTTCAAGTCCGTGAACGACCGGTTCGGCCATCCGACCGGCGACCAGGTGCTCGCCGAGGTGGCCAGGCGGCTGCTCGACGTGACCCGTCCGGGGGACGTCGTGGCCCGTTACGGGGGGGAGGAGTTCGCGCTGCTTGCGCTGGACGTCCGGGGCGACGCGCTGGCGGACATCGCCGAACGGCTGCGGCTCGGGGTGGGGCGGGAGCCGGTGCGGGTGGCGCTGCCCGCGCCGGCCGCCGCCGCCGACTGGTCGCCCGCCTCCGCCGACTGGTCGCCCGCCTCCGCCGACTGGTCACCCCTCCCCGTCGGCGCGGAGGCTGCGACGGTCCGGGCGGCCGACACCATCCGGACCGTGGGAAGCGTCGCGACGACGACGCGCAGGGACGGCCGGGACACGGCGGGCCCGGCCAGAGCCGCCCCGGGTCCCGCCCCGGGCCCCGGCCCGTCGTCGCTGTCCGTGCCGGTGACGGTCTCCGTCGGGGGCGCCGTCCTACCCGACCACGCGGGCGACGTCTACGCGCTGGTCGCGGTCGCGGACCAGGCCCTGTACGCCGCGAAGGAAGCGGGCCGGGACCGGGTCGCGATCGGTCCGGAGGGGGCGCCGGGTCCGGGGCGGGTGCCGGCAGCGGCGCCGACACCCTCCGCGCGGGCCTCGTCCCACACGCGGCCGCCTCGACTGCCGACGGCCGGTCGACCGGTGCTCGACTCCCCGCCATCCCGACACTCGCCGCTGGACTGGCCGGCCGGCGACCATCCCGTGGCCGACGGCTGTGCGGCTGATCCACTCGGCATCCACCCGCCCGCGTTCCCGCAGCCTGCCGTCGACCCGTTCGGGTCCGTGCCTTCCCCGCTCGTGCCCTCCCCGCCTGCGCCCGCACCGCTCGCCCCAGCACCGGTCTTGGCGACCGCCGCCAACCCGGACGGCACGCCGACCGTGCTTGCCGAGCCCGCGGCGGTGGCCGCGGCCGCCTCCGCGGTGGCCACCGCGGTGGCCGCGGTGCTGGTCGCGGAGCCGCGCGAGGTGCCCAGACGTCTGCCCGACGGCGTCGAGTGCCTGCGCCGGATCGCCGAACAGGTCGACGCCTGGCATGCGCCGCGCGCGGATGGCCGGGCGGTGGGCCACTGGCTTGGGGAGGTGCTCACCGTGCTCGGCTATGGCGCCGTGGCACGCCACCGGGCTCGGCTGGCCGGGCGGCTGCACAACGTCGGAAAGATCCTCCTGCCGCCGCACGTCCTCGCCCGTCCGGGCCCCCTCGACGCCGAGGAGTGGCGCCTGATTCGCCTGCACCCGGTGATGGGCGCGACTCTGCTCGCCCAGGTACCGGACCTGCGGGTGGAGGCAGAGATCATCGCTCAGCAGCGGGAGTGGTTCGGTGGGGGCGGCTACCCCAGCGGGATCGCCGGGTCCCGGATCCGGATGGAGTCACGGGCCCTCGCGGTCTGCACCGCCTGGGCGGCGATGCGCGGCGGGCGCGGTGGGCGGGATCCCCTGAGCGGACCCGCCGCTCGGGAGCAGCTTCGGGCCGGGCGCGCCACCCAGTTCGACCCAACGGTCGTCGACGTCTTTCTGGCCCTGGAGGCCGACGGACGGGTCGGGTTACCCCATCCGGACGACCGGCTTACGACCACCCCGGCCGCGTGGGCGTCCACGCTGCCGGTGCTGGGGTTCGCCTGA
- a CDS encoding FkbM family methyltransferase, with protein MEKQLAQLRRKAVDLGLGPALKLVRDTVVPTARRNRNDDRHLALLLSFVLRENSNCIDVGAHRGDVLRTILQHAPRGQHIAYEPLPHMAAALTTDFPGVQVRQAALSDKPGVLPFSYVRSRPAYSGLRDRVPDTEDVEQIQVAVEVLDEALPADYQPTLIKVDVEGAEYGVFRGARKLIAASRPHLVFEFGAGARDYGTTADEMYELVDGDLGLRIFDLDGDGPYTLPKFRDTFETGRHFNFVAHP; from the coding sequence GTGGAAAAGCAGCTTGCTCAGCTCCGCCGGAAGGCGGTCGATTTGGGCCTCGGTCCGGCGTTGAAGCTGGTGCGTGACACCGTCGTGCCGACGGCCCGGCGCAATCGCAATGACGACCGTCACCTGGCTCTCCTGCTGTCGTTCGTGTTGCGGGAGAACTCCAACTGCATCGACGTGGGCGCGCACCGCGGAGACGTGCTCCGAACGATTCTGCAGCACGCCCCGCGGGGACAGCACATCGCCTACGAGCCCCTGCCGCACATGGCGGCCGCCCTGACGACCGACTTCCCGGGGGTCCAGGTGCGCCAGGCGGCGCTGTCGGACAAGCCCGGCGTACTGCCGTTCAGCTACGTCCGCAGCCGGCCCGCCTACAGCGGGTTGCGCGACCGGGTGCCGGACACCGAGGACGTCGAACAGATCCAGGTGGCGGTCGAGGTTCTCGACGAGGCGCTGCCCGCGGACTACCAGCCGACCCTCATCAAGGTCGACGTCGAGGGCGCCGAGTACGGAGTGTTCCGCGGCGCCCGGAAACTGATCGCCGCCAGCCGGCCGCATCTGGTCTTCGAGTTCGGCGCCGGTGCGCGTGACTACGGCACGACGGCGGATGAGATGTACGAGCTCGTCGACGGCGATCTGGGTCTGCGGATCTTCGATCTCGACGGCGATGGTCCGTACACCCTGCCCAAGTTCCGGGACACCTTCGAGACCGGTCGCCACTTCAACTTCGTCGCGCATCCCTGA